Part of the Cystobacter ferrugineus genome, TGAAGATCCTCCTGCCGCCCGTGGCCGCCTACTTCAAGGAGCAGGGCCGCCGCGGCCAGGAGACCTTCTACGCTTTCGCCGAGGCGCTCGACCGGCGCGTCGCCGCCGGGGAGCTGCTGGACGACGCCATCCTGCTCGCCGCGCTGCTGGTGCCCATCGCCCAGGCCTCGCCCGTCGTGGAGAGCCTGGACGCCGCGGGTCGTCCCTCGGTGTCCCAGGCCATCGAGGACCTGCTGGCCGAGTTCGTCCAGACGGCGCGGCTGCCCCGCCGCATCGCCGAGCGCTGCCGCCTGCTGCTCATCGCCCAGCGCACGCTGTCGGGAGAGCGGCGCAAGAAGACGGGGGCGTTCCGCCGCCATCCGCTCTTCGCCGACGCGCTCGTCGTCTTCGAGATCTCCGTCGAGGCCACGGGCCGCCACCGCGACGCGCTCGAGGCGTGGAAGCGCGGGGACGTGCCCTCGCCGCGTCCGTCGTCCACCGAGGGTGCCGCCGCCGAGGGGGATGGGTCCCGCAGGCGCCGCCGCCGCCGCCGCCGGAGCGGTGCTCGCAACAAGCCCGGGGCAACGGAGGGTGCTTCCGCCCCGGCGGCCTCGGGTGCTTCCGAGTCCACCACCGCGGAGGCTGCGGACGAGGCCTCGGGCGACGACGAGTCGGACGACACGTTCGACTCCAGTGACGCGGACGACGACTCCGGCGAGGACGTCGAGGGCGCCTCCGACGAGGGGTGAGCCGTCGCGGACGTTTCAGTTGGGACGCTTGGGCTTCTTGGGGCGCTCGGGATCGGCCTCGGTGCTCCCGGCGACGTCCGCGGTCGTCACCGCCTTGGCGCCGAAGCGCTCGGCGATGCGATCCAACGCCGCGTTGAGCTTGTCGCTGCGCTTGGGGGCCTCGGGCTCGGAGAACAGCCCGAGCTGCCGCGGCTCGGCGTCGCCGCCCAGCTCCTGCATGGACACGCCGGTCAGCCGCACCGGCTTGTCCTCGTGAGCCTTCTCCAGCAGCTCCCGGGCCACCCGGTAGATGGCCTGTCCATCATCCGTGGGGGAGGGCAGGGTGGTCCTCCGGGTGATGAGGGTGAAGTCCGCGAACTTCACCTTGAGCTGCACCACGCGGCCCTTCACCCCCGCGCGCCGCATGCGACGGCCCACCCGGAGCGCCTGCGAGTGGATGTAGGGGCTCAGGGCGTCCAGGCCCGTCACGTCCTCGTCGAAGGTGTCCTCGGCGCCCACGCTCTTGGCTTCCCGGTCGGGCACCACCTCGCGCGGATCGATGCCCTGCGCGAGCTCCCACAGGTGACGCCCGGCCGAGCCGAACCGGGCCTCCATCCACGCCACGTCCCGCCGGGCCACGTCGCCGATCGTCTCCAGCCCCGCGCGCTTGAGGCCCTCCTCCGTCTTGGGCCCCACGCCCCACAACCGGCCCACGGGCAGCGCCGCGAGGAACGCCACCGTCTCCTCCGCGCGCACCTCGCGCTGGCCGTTGGGCTTGGCCACGTCCGAGGCGATCTTCGCCACGAACTTCACCGCGGCAATGCCCGCCGAGGACGGCAGGCCCGTCTCCGCGGCGATCTCCTTGCGGATGCGCCGCGCGATGTCCGCCGGGGAGCCGAACAACCCCACCGAGGCCGTCACGTCCAGGAAGGCCTCGTCCAGGGACAGGGGCTCGATGAGGGGCGTGTAGCGCTCGAAGATGGAGAACACCTGCT contains:
- a CDS encoding DNA polymerase IV, encoding MRAIIHVDMDAFYASVEQRDRPELRGKPIIVGGDARRGVVVAASYEVRRYGVRSALPMARALKMAPHAIVVKPRFSAYSEASEQVFSIFERYTPLIEPLSLDEAFLDVTASVGLFGSPADIARRIRKEIAAETGLPSSAGIAAVKFVAKIASDVAKPNGQREVRAEETVAFLAALPVGRLWGVGPKTEEGLKRAGLETIGDVARRDVAWMEARFGSAGRHLWELAQGIDPREVVPDREAKSVGAEDTFDEDVTGLDALSPYIHSQALRVGRRMRRAGVKGRVVQLKVKFADFTLITRRTTLPSPTDDGQAIYRVARELLEKAHEDKPVRLTGVSMQELGGDAEPRQLGLFSEPEAPKRSDKLNAALDRIAERFGAKAVTTADVAGSTEADPERPKKPKRPN